One genomic window of Leptotrichia shahii includes the following:
- a CDS encoding biotin--[acetyl-CoA-carboxylase] ligase, whose amino-acid sequence MKFKFFDEINSTNTYLRRQLRIEEFEVIVAKNQTDGKGKRDSTWISSEGAALFSFAIEDRYELDEKITIFTGYIVYKVLKNYIENKDKLTFKWPNDIYYENKKICGILCEKVRDYIIIGIGININNTDFGIFREKAIALVEITGKNHSVQNIIEEIVETFQNELYSLNREWEDILQIINENSYLKDKKIIIQQNGKFSGKEYKFLRVDRRGKISLIAKGDSDEIKFSSLEFKVL is encoded by the coding sequence TTGAAATTTAAATTTTTTGATGAAATAAATTCAACAAATACATATTTACGACGACAATTAAGAATCGAAGAGTTTGAAGTAATCGTAGCCAAAAATCAGACAGATGGAAAAGGAAAAAGAGATAGTACATGGATTTCAAGCGAAGGCGCCGCTCTCTTTTCCTTTGCTATCGAAGACCGTTATGAACTAGATGAAAAAATTACAATTTTCACAGGATATATTGTTTATAAAGTATTAAAAAATTATATAGAAAATAAAGACAAACTAACTTTCAAATGGCCAAATGACATTTATTATGAAAATAAGAAAATATGTGGAATACTTTGTGAAAAAGTAAGAGATTATATAATAATCGGAATTGGAATAAATATAAATAACACCGATTTCGGAATATTCCGTGAAAAAGCTATTGCACTTGTGGAAATCACAGGAAAAAATCATTCAGTACAAAATATAATAGAAGAAATTGTAGAAACTTTTCAAAATGAACTCTATAGCTTAAACCGAGAATGGGAAGATATATTACAAATTATAAATGAGAATAGTTATTTAAAAGATAAAAAGATAATAATTCAGCAAAATGGGAAATTTTCTGGAAAAGAATACAAATTTTTGCGTGTAGACAGAAGAGGCAAAATTTCTCTAATCGCTAAAGGTGATAGTGATGAAATAAAATTTTCTTCGTTAGAATTTAAAGTTTTATAA
- a CDS encoding GDP-mannose 4,6-dehydratase has protein sequence MNVKFIKGNLRNREKLKEVFETEDITAAIFGEPVKEKIDDKHQQLPINPYGKSKLMVEKILEDYDTAYSLKNVVLRYFNVSGSDKEGIIGEGHVPKTHLILLILQTANVKKREHKNILR, from the coding sequence TTGAATGTAAAATTTATAAAAGGTAATTTGAGAAATAGAGAAAAATTAAAAGAAGTATTTGAAACAGAAGATATTACGGCAGCAATTTTTGGAGAACCAGTTAAAGAAAAAATAGACGACAAACATCAGCAGTTACCAATTAATCCGTATGGTAAGAGTAAATTAATGGTAGAGAAAATACTTGAAGATTATGACACAGCTTATAGCTTAAAAAATGTTGTTTTAAGATATTTTAATGTAAGCGGGAGCGATAAGGAAGGAATAATTGGGGAAGGTCATGTTCCTAAAACTCATTTGATTCTATTAATTTTACAGACAGCTAACGTAAAAAAGAGAGAACATAAAAATATTTTGAGATAA
- the rfbD gene encoding dTDP-4-dehydrorhamnose reductase: protein MKILLTGSNGQLGHDFKKIFNKKNIEYIATDYKELDITNDEDLKEFFQENEGITHIINCAAYNDVDKAETDKKVWLLNAEAPKKLAEVSKEIGAVFVTYSTDFVFDGKKNSPYVEDDRTNGISEYGKSKAQGEKGVLETYDKSFVIRTSWVFGIANNNFNKQVINWSKSRDELNIVDDQVSVPTYSADLAEFSWKLIQTEKFGLYHITNDGIASKYDQAKYVLEKIGWKGTLGKAKTDDFNLPAKRPAYSKLNSSKVENLLGEKIPAWQSGVDRFLEEMKKNGEL from the coding sequence ATGAAAATACTACTAACCGGTTCAAACGGCCAACTAGGCCACGACTTCAAAAAAATATTCAATAAAAAAAATATTGAATATATCGCAACAGACTACAAGGAATTAGACATCACAAACGATGAAGATTTAAAAGAATTTTTTCAAGAAAATGAAGGAATTACCCATATAATAAACTGTGCGGCATACAATGATGTAGATAAAGCTGAGACTGACAAAAAGGTTTGGTTGTTGAATGCTGAAGCACCAAAGAAATTGGCTGAGGTTTCTAAAGAGATTGGGGCAGTTTTTGTTACTTATTCAACAGATTTTGTATTTGATGGGAAGAAAAATTCTCCTTATGTGGAGGATGACAGGACAAATGGAATCTCAGAGTATGGAAAATCGAAGGCTCAAGGAGAAAAAGGTGTTTTGGAAACATATGATAAGTCTTTTGTGATACGTACTTCGTGGGTATTTGGAATAGCAAATAATAATTTTAACAAGCAAGTTATTAATTGGAGTAAATCTAGAGATGAATTAAATATTGTAGATGACCAAGTATCGGTTCCAACTTATTCGGCAGATTTAGCTGAGTTTTCTTGGAAACTAATCCAAACTGAAAAATTTGGATTGTATCACATCACAAATGACGGAATTGCAAGTAAATATGATCAGGCAAAGTATGTTTTGGAAAAAATTGGCTGGAAAGGAACATTAGGAAAAGCTAAAACAGATGACTTTAATCTTCCTGCAAAACGACCAGCTTATTCAAAATTGAATTCTAGCAAGGTAGAAAATTTGCTGGGAGAAAAGATTCCTGCATGGCAATCTGGAGTTGATAGATTTCTTGAGGAAATGAAGAAAAATGGCGAGTTGTAA